The following coding sequences are from one Shewanella violacea DSS12 window:
- a CDS encoding helix-turn-helix domain-containing protein, with product MQLMTILLLISVGMTFFMMGYVATTPHQNSKARLCFSMMLIGLLSLMIELAIFEEGASYLYIVSISGPLSVSVPIFFYLYFKASMGLNDEFQWRNAKHLLVPCVYLIVMMPYNLLGEAAKQHFFALVYTNEPIPWQLSLMPIRFSRLLLISGLGSVYLYLSWRELHVEMNKKKNDVLREINRLKVGFIGISISFAIVFGFFLFRLPHKFTWMISSIVIIITAISCMIFYYLPVLGKKIMTHQALDSIRSQAFDRTLDSAPTSHAVTDIAISVTAISVNKQYRSSVTSNQSEEVIRDLVHLMNEGVYKDSKLSLGKLAGQLQISTHHLSQIINQQTQGNYFDLINQYRIQDAKGLLLEGEMSVIDIAYEVGYNSKSSFYTEFKRRTQMTPHKFKQSHKH from the coding sequence ATGCAGTTAATGACCATTTTATTGCTGATATCTGTGGGAATGACCTTCTTCATGATGGGGTATGTAGCGACTACGCCCCATCAAAACAGTAAGGCGAGGCTATGCTTTTCTATGATGTTAATAGGTCTGCTCAGCCTGATGATCGAGCTGGCTATTTTCGAAGAGGGCGCAAGTTACCTGTATATCGTATCGATATCCGGTCCACTCTCAGTTTCAGTGCCCATTTTTTTCTATCTCTATTTCAAAGCCAGCATGGGATTAAACGATGAATTCCAGTGGCGTAATGCCAAACATTTACTCGTCCCTTGCGTTTATTTAATCGTGATGATGCCCTACAACCTACTGGGCGAAGCCGCAAAACAGCACTTTTTTGCACTTGTATATACCAATGAGCCTATCCCCTGGCAGCTGTCCCTCATGCCGATACGCTTCAGTAGATTACTCTTGATAAGTGGACTAGGTTCTGTGTACCTATACCTAAGTTGGCGTGAATTACATGTTGAAATGAACAAGAAGAAAAATGATGTGCTCAGAGAGATAAACCGTCTAAAAGTCGGCTTTATAGGCATCAGCATCAGCTTCGCCATCGTATTTGGTTTCTTCCTATTTCGCCTACCGCACAAATTCACCTGGATGATATCCAGCATAGTCATAATCATCACAGCTATCAGCTGCATGATTTTTTACTATCTACCTGTGTTGGGCAAAAAAATTATGACTCATCAAGCCCTGGACTCGATACGCTCCCAGGCCTTTGACCGTACATTGGATTCGGCACCTACGAGTCATGCTGTGACCGATATTGCTATATCCGTCACAGCAATATCAGTCAATAAACAGTACCGCTCCTCCGTGACCTCTAATCAATCCGAAGAGGTCATCAGAGATCTGGTACATCTTATGAATGAAGGGGTCTATAAAGACTCTAAACTGTCTCTTGGCAAGCTCGCCGGCCAGCTACAAATAAGTACACATCATCTATCCCAGATCATTAATCAGCAAACCCAAGGTAACTATTTCGACCTGATTAACCAATACCGGATACAAGACGCCAAAGGACTACTGTTAGAGGGAGAAATGAGTGTCATAGATATCGCCTATGAGGTCGGATATAACAGTAAATCTTCCTTCTATACCGAGTTCAAGCGCCGGACCCAGATGACCCCACACAAATTTAAACAGTCCCATAAGCATTAA
- a CDS encoding acylase, with product MKSVIKNNKYKTYLTPIAVALTLSLAGCNGSDKDANEAEVLPSTVKIEYTSFGVPHITASNYRALGYGQAYAHAQDNMCTLAEQIIEVRAQRAITFGAGDSNANVNTDFGTLALNIYKDAENAVAGMTQEQADLLTGYVEGFNQAVLDKGGAQNYPSPCRGADWVPELSIVDLHAYHLKLAMFASGGALTTQIATASPVPSSKSLQKMLQEVASKNQDLGSNGWALGRDKTESGSGMLLSNPHFPWVGNLRFVENHLQIPGEINVTGVSFVGVPGVLIGFNENIAWTHTVSQSKRFTTYKLTLDAEDPTRYLYEGEYLDMTSQEFTVSVKNGDGTSSEVLKTLYSSHYGPMIGWYPDGTAVSYRDANANNGNMVSQWLAMDRAKTIEEFEAAFETYQGIPWVNTMATDDKGNAFFIDGSRAPNLNSFAAILVKDFVNNDPVGKALWQGGRGQLVLDGSMSLFEWVDTGKTPIPGVVPFERAPKLLRSDYVFNANSSHWLNNVEEPLEGYSIVYGPEQTIRSPRTRMNATMLQEKSAQGISGADGKFNLEELKQVVMSQRGQLSEMIKDQLVDRCTGVGNITLDSQDVVDITAACEVLANWDGLYTNTSQGAHLFREFLKVFDVGGEQVLSDSLFELAFDVKKPVSTPSQLAKHTGSVTSDPVLQALASTVQHLASVNIPLAAPLGALQYHMKNDEKLAIPGGGTIDGVFNINTGGSAKVKSYGYPVFHGASWLMALEFTADGPKADAFLTYGQSHDPESEHFADQTRLFSKGEWRPVLFTEQQIKDDLVETIELTLK from the coding sequence ATGAAATCTGTGATAAAAAATAATAAATACAAAACATACCTTACTCCAATTGCTGTGGCATTGACGCTGTCGCTTGCCGGTTGTAATGGCAGCGACAAGGACGCGAATGAAGCTGAAGTGCTGCCCAGTACCGTAAAAATAGAATATACCTCATTTGGTGTTCCGCACATTACCGCATCAAATTATCGAGCATTGGGATATGGCCAAGCCTATGCTCACGCACAAGATAATATGTGTACCTTAGCCGAGCAGATTATCGAGGTTAGAGCTCAAAGGGCCATCACCTTCGGTGCAGGTGACTCGAATGCAAATGTGAACACAGATTTTGGTACCTTGGCCCTGAATATCTATAAGGATGCCGAGAATGCGGTAGCTGGCATGACACAAGAGCAGGCCGATTTACTGACAGGCTATGTGGAAGGTTTTAATCAGGCCGTATTAGATAAAGGCGGCGCACAGAATTATCCATCTCCTTGTCGAGGTGCCGACTGGGTGCCCGAGCTGAGTATTGTCGATCTCCATGCCTATCATTTAAAGCTGGCTATGTTTGCCAGTGGTGGCGCCTTGACGACTCAAATTGCTACCGCCTCACCGGTACCATCGAGTAAAAGTTTACAGAAGATGCTCCAAGAAGTGGCCAGTAAGAACCAAGATCTGGGGAGTAACGGCTGGGCCCTTGGTCGGGATAAGACAGAATCCGGTAGCGGTATGTTACTTTCTAACCCTCATTTTCCTTGGGTGGGTAATCTTAGGTTCGTCGAAAACCACCTGCAAATCCCTGGTGAAATTAATGTTACCGGTGTCTCTTTCGTGGGTGTTCCAGGCGTGCTTATCGGCTTCAATGAAAACATAGCTTGGACTCATACGGTTTCTCAATCTAAGCGATTCACCACATACAAGCTGACACTGGACGCTGAAGATCCGACTCGTTATCTCTATGAAGGTGAATATCTTGATATGACCAGTCAGGAATTTACCGTCTCGGTGAAAAACGGTGATGGCACTAGCTCTGAGGTGCTCAAGACACTCTATTCATCCCATTATGGGCCTATGATCGGCTGGTATCCTGATGGAACAGCAGTCAGCTATCGTGATGCTAACGCCAATAATGGCAACATGGTCAGCCAATGGTTGGCGATGGATCGTGCCAAGACTATCGAAGAGTTTGAAGCAGCATTCGAGACCTATCAGGGCATTCCCTGGGTGAATACCATGGCGACAGACGATAAGGGCAATGCCTTCTTTATCGATGGTTCGAGAGCGCCAAATCTGAATTCATTCGCCGCAATACTAGTGAAGGACTTCGTGAATAATGACCCTGTAGGTAAGGCCCTATGGCAAGGTGGCCGTGGTCAGCTGGTACTGGATGGCAGCATGTCACTATTCGAATGGGTAGATACCGGTAAGACGCCGATCCCGGGGGTAGTGCCTTTCGAGAGGGCTCCTAAGCTACTTCGCAGCGATTATGTATTTAATGCTAATAGCAGTCATTGGTTAAATAACGTCGAGGAGCCATTGGAAGGTTATTCTATCGTTTATGGCCCCGAGCAGACGATTCGAAGCCCACGGACGCGAATGAACGCGACCATGTTACAAGAGAAGTCGGCGCAAGGTATTTCCGGAGCAGATGGTAAGTTTAATCTGGAAGAACTAAAGCAAGTAGTGATGAGCCAACGAGGCCAGCTGTCTGAGATGATCAAAGATCAGTTAGTTGACCGTTGTACCGGAGTCGGCAATATCACTCTCGATAGTCAGGATGTCGTTGATATAACAGCTGCCTGTGAAGTGCTTGCGAATTGGGATGGTTTATATACCAATACCAGCCAGGGCGCTCATCTATTCAGAGAGTTTTTGAAGGTGTTTGATGTGGGTGGCGAGCAAGTGCTGAGTGATAGCTTGTTCGAGCTAGCATTCGACGTTAAAAAACCAGTTTCGACCCCGTCGCAACTGGCTAAGCATACAGGTTCGGTAACCAGTGATCCTGTGCTGCAAGCCTTAGCTAGCACAGTCCAGCATCTCGCCAGTGTAAATATTCCATTGGCGGCGCCGCTAGGGGCTCTTCAGTATCATATGAAGAATGACGAGAAACTAGCCATTCCTGGCGGAGGCACAATAGATGGTGTGTTTAATATCAATACCGGCGGCAGTGCCAAGGTTAAAAGCTATGGCTATCCTGTCTTTCATGGTGCGAGTTGGCTGATGGCATTGGAATTTACCGCCGATGGCCCTAAGGCTGATGCGTTTTTAACCTATGGTCAGTCTCATGATCCAGAGTCGGAGCATTTCGCCGACCAGACGCGTTTGTTTTCTAAGGGCGAGTGGCGTCCAGTGCTCTTCACCGAACAGCAAATTAAGGATGACTTAGTCGAGACCATAGAATTAACCTTGAAATAG